DNA sequence from the Vicinamibacteria bacterium genome:
ATCGCATCAGGAACTGATCGGGCCGGTGGCGGGAGGCCCCGCTAGAGCCCGCTCTGGAGTATGCTGAGCGCCGCGATGGCGGAGGAAATTTGGGACCGCGTCCTCGGGCTCGTCGACCAGGGCCGGCTCGAAGAGGCTTTCGAGCAGGCAGAGGCTCATCGTGACGAGATCCCGGACTCTCCCCAGGCTCACCTGTTGCTCGGAGTCGTACAGGCGCAGATGGGAGACATCGAAGATGCGCTGGAATCGTTCGACGAGGCCTTGAGCCTGGACCCGAGCTTCGAGCTCGCCCGCCTCGAGAAGGCTCGCATCCTCTACGACGAAGAGCTGTTCGAGGACGTGATCGAAACGCTGGAAGAGTCGAAAGGAGCCGAAGCGTCGCTTCTCCTGGCCTCCGCCCTGTACGAGCTCGGCGAGAACGAAGAGTCGGAGAGCCGATTGGCCCTGGCGCTCGCCGAGGGCGAGACGGCGGAGATGCGACAGCTCGAAGCCACGCTTCGCCTCGCCCGCGCAGCGCGAGACGATGCCCTGGTCTCCGCCGAACGATCCGTTTCTCTCGATCCCGAGGACCCGGTGAGCCACTACGTCCTGGGACTCGTGCTCACGCAGCGGGGAGAGCTGGATCGAGCCGACTCGGCCTTTCGCCGGGCGGAGGAGCTGGATCCCGATACCCATTTCTGCCCGTCCCGCCTCGATGGCGAGGAGTTCGACGAGGCCGTCGACGCGGCCGTGGCCGAGCTGCCCGAGGAGTTCCAGAGCTTTTTGGAGAACGTCGAGATCGCAGTCGAAGAGGTGCCCGATCCCGGACTCATCCGCGAAGGGGTGGAGTTCGACGTACTCGGCTTGTACCAGGGAAGCACCATCCAATCCGAAGGATGGGACTTGCCCGACAGGATTCTTCTGTTTCAGAGAAATCTCGAGAATATCTCGCCGGATCGCCAGACCCTCCTCGAGGAAATTCGTACGACGGTCCACCATGAGATCGCCCACCATATGGGGATGGATGAGGAGGCGGTGAGAGACGCGGAGGGAAGCACGGATGACCCAGATCCGGAATGAGCGCTCGGCCCATATTCGCCTTTTCCCACCGCTCGCTGCAGCTTTCGAGATCTCGCGTGGACGAAGGGACGGGAACTGACTTTCGCCGCGACCGTGCTCTCCGTCATCGCAACCCTGGTCGCACTCGCGGCTCTCGCCTACTTTGGCCAGCGCGTGATGTGCTTCGTCGAAGCGAGACGATTCCCCGCACCGGGGATTCTCGTCGACGTGGGCGGCCATCGGCTGCATCTCGACATCGCCGGCGATGGCGGACCGACGGTGGTCCTCGATTCCGCACTCGCGGGATCGTCTCTGAGCTGGGCCGAGATTCAACCGCGTCTCGCCGAGATGGCACGCGTCGTGAGCTACGATCGCGCGGGCTTCGGCTGGAGCGACCCTCCTCTTCGACCGCGCCGCGTCGACTACCTGGTCCAAGAGCTCCGTGAGGCTCTCATCGCCGCCAGTTTGCCTCCCCCGTGGGTTCTCGTGGGCCATTCCTACGGAGGCTGGATCGCCCAGCTCTTCGCATCGAGATATCCGGGCGAGGTCGGTAGTCTGGTTCTGGTGGACGTCCCTCACCCGCGCCGGTGGATGGCTCCCGACGCGGCGCAGAAACGGCGGGTCCGGCGAGGCGCCCTCATGGCGCAGGCGGCGGCGCTGTTCGCGCAGGTTGGACTCGCTCGATGGTTGTTCCGATTCTTTGCCTGGCGTCGTTCGGGGGGTGAAGAGAAGGATCGCATCCAGATTCTCCTGGACAAGGTGCCTGACCATCGAAAGGCCGCGCTCCGGAGTTTCTGGGTCAGGTCATGGACGCTCTCTTCCCTCGCGAGTCTCATCGAGCACGCACCCGAAAGCGCCGCGATCGTCGCCAACCACACCCGTGATCTGGACGAGATACCGCTCGTCGTCCTCACCGCATCGTGCCCGTCCGCGGACCGGCTCGCGGAACAAGAGGAAACTCGGAAGCTGAGCACGAAGAGCGCCCACATCGTCGCCGAGACCAGCGGCCACTGGATGCTTTTCGACGAGCCCGAGCTCGTCATCGAGGCCGTTCGGTGGGTCCTGGC
Encoded proteins:
- a CDS encoding metallopeptidase family protein, which translates into the protein MAEEIWDRVLGLVDQGRLEEAFEQAEAHRDEIPDSPQAHLLLGVVQAQMGDIEDALESFDEALSLDPSFELARLEKARILYDEELFEDVIETLEESKGAEASLLLASALYELGENEESESRLALALAEGETAEMRQLEATLRLARAARDDALVSAERSVSLDPEDPVSHYVLGLVLTQRGELDRADSAFRRAEELDPDTHFCPSRLDGEEFDEAVDAAVAELPEEFQSFLENVEIAVEEVPDPGLIREGVEFDVLGLYQGSTIQSEGWDLPDRILLFQRNLENISPDRQTLLEEIRTTVHHEIAHHMGMDEEAVRDAEGSTDDPDPE
- a CDS encoding alpha/beta hydrolase; translated protein: MLSVIATLVALAALAYFGQRVMCFVEARRFPAPGILVDVGGHRLHLDIAGDGGPTVVLDSALAGSSLSWAEIQPRLAEMARVVSYDRAGFGWSDPPLRPRRVDYLVQELREALIAASLPPPWVLVGHSYGGWIAQLFASRYPGEVGSLVLVDVPHPRRWMAPDAAQKRRVRRGALMAQAAALFAQVGLARWLFRFFAWRRSGGEEKDRIQILLDKVPDHRKAALRSFWVRSWTLSSLASLIEHAPESAAIVANHTRDLDEIPLVVLTASCPSADRLAEQEETRKLSTKSAHIVAETSGHWMLFDEPELVIEAVRWVLAQR